One window of the Triticum dicoccoides isolate Atlit2015 ecotype Zavitan chromosome 3B, WEW_v2.0, whole genome shotgun sequence genome contains the following:
- the LOC119276367 gene encoding 5'-deoxynucleotidase HDDC2-like, protein MAVSSRLPAPPARGLLRRSPPRILPPRRLACGARAVSGSPGPGGSPLPRRPPAPLDAAAVAPPSPASSAASSAASAIDFLTLCHSLKTTKRKGWINHSIKGPESIADHMYRMALMALIADDLPAVNRERCIKIAIVHDIAEAIVGDITPSDGIPKAEKSRREQEALNEMCEVLGGGSTAEEIKGLWEEYENNSSVEANLVKDFDKVEMILQALEYEKEHGKVLDEFFLSTAGKFQTEIGKSWAAEVNSRRTNGCGQN, encoded by the exons ATGGCCGTTAGCTCGCGGCTACCCGCCCCTCCCGCGCGCGGCCTCCTCCGCCGCTCACCGCCGCGTATCCTCCCTCCGAGGCGCCTCGCTTGTGGTGCCCGCGCTGTCTCCGGGAGCCCTGGACCAGGCGGATCGCCCCTGCCCAGGCGGCCGCCGGCGCCGCTAGACGCCGCGGCAgtcgcgccgccctcgccggcgtcctccGCGGCCTCGTCCGCCGCCTCGGCCATCGATTTCCTCACTCTCTGCCATAGCCTCAAG ACCACTAAAAGGAAAGGCTGGATAAATCACAGCATCAAGGGTCCCGAGTCTATTGCTGATCACATGTATCGTATGGCCCTGATGGCTTTGATCGCTGATGACCTACCTGCTGTAAATCGAGAAAG GTGTATCAAAATAGCTATCGTTCACGACATTGCTGAAG CTATTGTTGGCGACATCACTCCATCTGACGGCATACCTAAAGCAGAAAAAAGCAGGCGTGAGCAAGAAGCTCTAAATGAAATGTGTGAAGTTCTTGGTGGTGGATCAACAG CTGAGGAAATTAAGGGGCTGTGGGAAGAATACGAAAACAACTCCTCTGTTGAAGCCAATCTCGTAAAGGACTTTGATAAA GTGGAAATGATTCTTCAAGCGTTAGAGTATGAGAAGG AGCATGGAAAAGTGCTAGATGAGTTCTTTCTCTCGACTGCTG GCAAGTTCCAGACAGAGATTGGCAAGAGCTGGGCTGCTGAAGTGAATTCAAGGAGAACCAATGGATGTGGACAGAACTAG